The nucleotide sequence GTGGATGACGACGTGAGCGTGCGCAGTGTCGCCACACACGGCCACTTGCTGTACTCATCCACTAACAGCAGGTAGTGGACACCGCCAAACTGGAAGATGTCGGCTGATACCTTCTGGAATGGGTGGACCGGGATGCGGGTGGGAATTGTTATGCTGGATTGCTATGCTGGATTGTTATGCCGATTTTCTTGACACGATGGGCAGCTGGCCACCATGTTACGGATCTGGTCGTCACAACCGGACCAATAGACGGACGATTTTGCTCTCCTGACGCATTTCACTTCACCGAAGTGACCAAAATGGATGCCGTCCATTACCTCTCTTCTCAGCGATACTGGAACGACGAGTCTTTCTCCATAAAGGATGATGCCGCCGACTTCACTGAGGGAGTGGTGCACATTCCAATACGGCCGGGCCGGGAGTGGACAGTGACTCTTTTTGTCGGGCCAGTCCGTCAACAGCATTTCCTTGACTATTTTCAAAGCCGGATCCTCTTCAGTGGCTCGACTGTAACGAGATCGCGTATCCTGGAGAGGGATGACATGGTCTAAAACGGCATGAACTTGTTCCTGGCAACCCTCCGTGGCGTCATCTGTAAACAACACAGGCAAATGAGCTCTGCTGAGGGTGTCGGCGATGAAGAGTTCTTTTCCTGGCTTATACACCGGACAAAAGTCAAAACTTTGAAGCTGAAGGCGCATCCTTTGGATGCGAGGGGAGCAGTCGGCTACTTGCTTGTCCAGTAGGCCAACGAGTGGTTTGTGGTCGGACTCCACCGTGACTTGCTGGCCAAAGACGTACTGCTTAAACCGCATGAGTCCAAATTGCACGGCAAGCAGCTCCTTCTCCAATTGGCAATATCGCTGTTGTGTTGGGGTGAGGGAGGTCGATGAGTATGCTACGGGCTGACCGTTTTGCAGCAACACGGCTCCGAGCCCCGTTGGTGAAGCGtccaccgatagcaccgccgGTAGGTCTAAATCGAAGCGCCGCAAGGCCGGAAGCGATGACATGGCTTCCTTAAGCTTGACCCATGCGGCTCTCTGTGGTTCCTCCCAGACCCAGGCGGACGACTCCTTCAACAAATCACGTAGGGAACGCGTCAAACCCGCGAGGTTCGGACAAAACTTATCCAAATAGGTGGCCATTCCCAGTAGTCGGACTAAGGCTGCCTTATCTGTGGGTTCAGGCATATTAACGATTGCTTCCACTTTCGACGGGTCCACTTTTACCACACCATCCCCTATTACGTGCCCCAGCCAAGGCACCTCCTTTAGGAAGAATTTGCACTTCTTTAATTGAAGCTTCAGGTTGTGCTGGCGGCAACGTGTAAGGACCTGGCGCAAGTTGGTCTGAAGCTCTTCCATCGATTCACCCGTGACTAAGAAGTCATCAAAGTATGTGATAACACCTGTGAGGTCGCCAAACAGCTCCGACATCGTGTGCAGATAGACTTCCGGCGCGGACTTCAAGCCAAAGGGCATGCGCAGAAAACGATAGCGTCCCCGAGGGGTTGCCATGGTGCACAAATAGGACGATTCCTCCGACAGAAGAATCTGATAAAAACCCTGCGCTGCATCCAGGCTGCAGAAGAACTTTGCTTTACCAATTTTGGCGAATAATTGTTCGACAGTGGGAATTGAATAGTGTTGACGTAGTACAGCCTTGTTTAAGCTAGACGGGTCGATGCAGATGCGAACGTCGCCATCCGGTTTGCTGACAACCATCATACGGCTCACCCAGTCAGTGGGCTCGGACACCGGAGCAATGATACCGTCCGCCACCATTTGGTCAAGCTTCCGGTACACCGGTTCTTCCAACCGGAACGGAATCCTCCCTGCGGGAGAGACGACCGGATCCACCGCATTACTCCCCGTACTCAACTTGATGACGTGCTCAATCGGAAGTTTTCCCAGCCCCGTGAAGACATCTAAAAACTCCGTGACGACTGCGGGAAC is from Daphnia magna isolate NIES unplaced genomic scaffold, ASM2063170v1.1 Dm_contigs251, whole genome shotgun sequence and encodes:
- the LOC123467863 gene encoding uncharacterized protein K02A2.6-like, whose product is MASSLKAPEPFSFSSPNLAAEWKMWRRQFEYYLLATRKAETDEEVLVGVLITLLGVEGFKIFDTFVFATAGDDKKIKPVLDKFDSHFEPLKSEVFERFKFLRRHQQPGESFDSWIVCLRGMLKGCNYGTSVESVLRDQVVLGIADTQTREKLLFEKSLDLAKACDIVRACEASRAQLTQMTSDLTICRPDDSVNRLAEKGVKKSSSAGEGARPKTFSGDAAQQLVDCKGCGRQHARGRCPDQNVTCFSCGVNGHFSRRCPSRRQQAGSRVPIGASASSMGGTPAQKGTKMQLHSMEGVPSEGTEEHSVEEYVFHELRHERRAAATVSEWSETLSVDGVSITVKLDFGASCNVLPQEVFHRLPTRRQRLRPGPRLRRYGAKNGYLSVLGVHTAKVVVKGTVHIVDFVVVNEPGQPSILGLPSCQSLDLIRRVNSIQSVSRPPVPAVVTEFLDVFTGLGKLPIEHVIKLSTGSNAVDPVVSPAGRIPFRLEEPVYRKLDQMVADGIIAPVSEPTDWVSRMMVVSKPDGDVRICIDPSSLNKAVLRQHYSIPTVEQLFAKIGKAKFFCSLDAAQGFYQILLSEESSYLCTMATPRGRYRFLRMPFGLKSAPEVYLHTMSELFGDLTGVITYFDDFLVTGESMEELQTNLRQVLTRCRQHNLKLQLKKCKFFLKEVPWLGHVIGDGVVKVDPSKVEAIVNMPEPTDKAALVRLLGMATYLDKFCPNLAGLTRSLRDLLKESSAWVWEEPQRAAWVKLKEAMSSLPALRRFDLDLPAVLSVDASPTGLGAVLLQNGQPVAYSSTSLTPTQQRYCQLEKELLAVQFGLMRFKQYVFGQQVTVESDHKPLVGLLDKQVADCSPRIQRMRLQLQSFDFCPVYKPGKELFIADTLSRAHLPVLFTDDATEGCQEQVHAVLDHVIPLQDTRSRYSRATEEDPALKIVKEMLLTDWPDKKSHCPLPARPYWNVHHSLSEVGGIILYGERLVVPVSLRREVMDGIHFGHFGEVKCVRRAKSSVYWSGCDDQIRNMVASCPSCQENRHNNPA